Proteins encoded by one window of Bryobacteraceae bacterium:
- a CDS encoding MoxR family ATPase produces MDWLNADWFRDLENKEKKRPSAPVDLPPPRRRDWADPAGYLPDQGLADAIRVALVLRKPLLVTGEPGTGKTECAAYLAWKLGRPKPLVFDAKSTSAARDLFYTFDTLGRFQAMHADKTERNALDFLRWNALGDAILQTREPAYVEGLRAPDWAHHGPAESVVLIDEIDKAPRDFPNDLLSEIDRMYFRVPELNNRLVEAASGRHPVVVITSNSEKNLPPAFLRRCVYYDIPFPEKRLEEIVAARLPEAAVAGSRVLKDAIAFFLHLRNDDTGLSKKPATAELLDWLLYLMQRGAKPALPLREQDGLVTPSLVALLKNKEDQDQREDLWNNWKP; encoded by the coding sequence TCCCCCCGCCGCGCCGGCGCGACTGGGCGGACCCGGCCGGCTACCTCCCGGACCAGGGCCTCGCCGACGCCATCCGCGTCGCGCTCGTGCTGCGCAAGCCGCTGCTCGTCACCGGCGAGCCCGGCACTGGCAAAACCGAGTGCGCGGCGTATCTCGCCTGGAAGCTCGGGCGGCCGAAGCCGCTCGTGTTCGACGCGAAGTCCACCAGCGCCGCCCGCGACCTCTTCTACACCTTCGACACCCTCGGCCGCTTCCAGGCCATGCACGCCGACAAGACCGAGCGCAACGCTCTCGACTTCCTCCGTTGGAACGCCCTCGGCGACGCGATTCTGCAGACCCGCGAACCCGCCTACGTCGAGGGCCTCCGCGCGCCGGACTGGGCCCACCACGGCCCGGCGGAGTCCGTCGTCCTCATCGACGAGATCGACAAGGCCCCGCGCGACTTCCCCAACGACTTGCTGAGCGAGATCGACCGGATGTATTTCCGCGTCCCCGAACTCAACAATCGCCTTGTGGAGGCGGCCTCCGGGCGCCATCCCGTCGTGGTGATCACCAGCAACTCAGAGAAGAACCTGCCGCCGGCCTTCCTCCGCCGCTGCGTCTATTACGATATTCCGTTCCCTGAGAAGCGGCTCGAAGAGATCGTTGCCGCCCGGCTGCCAGAGGCCGCGGTGGCGGGAAGCCGGGTGCTCAAGGACGCCATCGCGTTCTTCCTGCATCTGCGCAACGACGATACGGGGCTCTCGAAGAAACCGGCCACGGCGGAGTTGCTCGATTGGCTCCTCTACCTGATGCAGCGCGGCGCCAAGCCGGCCCTGCCCCTTCGGGAGCAAGACGGCCTCGTGACCCCCAGCCTGGTGGCGCTGCTCAAGAACAAGGAAGATCAGGACCAGCGAGAGGATCTCTGGAACAACTGGAAGCCATAA